In Janibacter alkaliphilus, the following proteins share a genomic window:
- a CDS encoding diacylglycerol kinase family protein, whose protein sequence is MSLGVVVNPASRRAAAAMTALRAVAAETGWGEPMVHETAVDATGTGQARQCVRDGARRVVVVGGDGTTRAVAHGLAGSRVPMGIVPAGTANLYAHNLRLPLRDLTGAAWRALTGPARPADLGLARWRDEDGRWSREHPFLVMAGLGRDAETVARTSEEAKARVGWLAYFAPAGRAALRRPLPVRLSVDDGPERELAAWSVIAANCGVVRAGITIAHQARHDDGLLDLMEVTVRRPDQWLPLAAKGVLRLPGRVPGLRHEQAREVQVRLEQGTVAAQLDGDVVARVTALASRVEAGVLDVVGAVSTPG, encoded by the coding sequence GTGAGCCTCGGCGTCGTCGTCAACCCGGCCTCCCGCCGGGCGGCTGCGGCGATGACGGCGCTGCGGGCGGTGGCCGCCGAGACCGGCTGGGGCGAGCCGATGGTTCACGAGACCGCGGTGGACGCCACCGGGACCGGCCAGGCCCGGCAGTGCGTGCGCGACGGGGCCCGGCGCGTGGTCGTCGTCGGCGGTGACGGCACCACCCGGGCGGTCGCCCATGGCCTCGCCGGCAGCAGGGTGCCGATGGGCATCGTGCCGGCCGGCACCGCCAACCTCTACGCGCACAACCTGCGCCTGCCGCTGCGCGACCTCACCGGCGCGGCCTGGCGGGCGCTGACCGGACCGGCGCGCCCGGCCGACCTGGGGCTGGCCCGGTGGCGCGACGAGGACGGCCGGTGGAGCCGGGAGCACCCCTTCCTCGTCATGGCCGGTCTGGGCCGGGACGCCGAGACCGTGGCCAGGACCAGCGAGGAGGCGAAGGCCCGGGTGGGCTGGCTGGCGTACTTCGCGCCCGCCGGTCGGGCCGCGCTGCGCCGGCCGCTGCCGGTCCGGCTCAGCGTCGACGACGGTCCCGAGCGGGAGCTGGCCGCATGGAGCGTCATCGCCGCCAACTGCGGGGTGGTCCGGGCGGGCATCACCATCGCCCACCAGGCACGGCACGACGACGGCCTGCTCGACCTCATGGAGGTCACCGTGCGCCGGCCGGACCAGTGGCTGCCGCTGGCGGCGAAGGGGGTCCTGCGCCTGCCCGGCCGGGTGCCCGGCCTGCGGCACGAGCAGGCGCGCGAGGTGCAGGTTCGCCTGGAGCAGGGCACCGTCGCCGCCCAGCTGGACGGGGACGTCGTCGCGCGGGTCACCGCGCTGGCCAGCCGCGTCGAGGCCGGCGTCCTGG